The following coding sequences lie in one Lolium perenne isolate Kyuss_39 chromosome 2, Kyuss_2.0, whole genome shotgun sequence genomic window:
- the LOC127332067 gene encoding long chain acyl-CoA synthetase 1 produces MEGTRKQDFTVQVEDGRPGKDGRPAVGPVFRNILAKDGFPPLEPDMRTSWDVFRTAAGKYPNNRMLGWRPFKDGVPGPYLWKSYKEVYEEVLQIGSALQHLGVQPGSRVGIYGANCPQWLVAMQACNGYSIICVPLYDTLGAGAIDYIIDHAEIDVVFIQDKKIKEILSPNCISATRLKALVAFTRADDEQIKDAEQIGMEVYSWNDFLKAGKDKPAKPCPPQPHDTCTIMYTSGTSGQPKGVMLSHESHGMYVKGVDLFMDKIDDKMSTDDVFLSFLPLAHILDRMVEEYFFHKGASVGYYHGDLNALRDDIMELKPTLLVGVPRVYEKIYEGILKALADLRPHRRLIFDALYNRKLASMKAGYTHKTASPFADMLAFRKVKARLGGRIRLLISGGAPLSTEIEEFLRVTSCAHFVQGYGLTETLGPSTAGYPDDMSLVGTVGVPTIYTELRLEEVPEMGYDPLGVPARGEILIRGNTVFTGYYKNPELTNEVMADGWFHTGDIGEMTPDGILKVIDRKKNIFKLSQGEYVAVEYLEKVYVFPQIIEDIWVFGDSYRSNLVAVVNPHEENTMKWAASNRYKGSFDEICKLGSLKEYILTELATAAQKNKLRGFEYIKGVVLDPVPFDMERDLVTATVKKRRNYMLKYYQPEIDKVYMEDQKDANKAK; encoded by the exons ATGGAGGGGACGAGGAAGCAGGACTTCACCGTTCAGGTGGAGGATGGAAGGCCTGGGAAGGATGGCCGGCCGGCGGTAGGCCCGGTGTTCCGCAATATACTGGCCAAGGATGGGTTCCCGCCGCTCGAGCCTGACATGAGAACCTCATGGGATGTGTTCAG AACAGCCGCAGGCAAGTATCCGAACAACCGGATGCTTGGATGGCGTCCATTTAAAGATGGAGTG CCAGGGCCCTATTTATGGAAATCATACAAGGAGGTCTATGAAGAAGTTCTTCAAATTGGCTCTGCACTGCAGCACCTGGGAGTGCAACCG GGTTCCAGGGTTGGAATTTATGGAGCAAACTGCCCTCAGTGGCTGGTAGCAATGCAG GCTTGCAATGGTTACAGCATAATATGTGTCCCACTATACGATACTTTAG GTGCAGGAGCTATTGATTACATCATTGACCATGCTGAGATTGATGTTGTCTTCATACAagacaagaaaataaaagaa ATACTGTCCCCAAATTGCATATCTGCGACAAGGCTAAAAG CATTGGTTGCATTCACTCGGGCAGATGATGAACAAATCAAAGATGCTGAGCAGATTGGGATGGAAGTGTACTCATGGAATGATTTCTTAAAAGCG GGAAAGGATAAACCAGCCAAACCTTGTCCTCCGCAACCACATGATACATGCACCATCATGTACACAAGTGGAACAAGTGGGCAACCCAAAGGTGTTATGCTGAGCCATGAGAGCCATGGAATGTATGTAAAAGGGGTGGACCTCTTCATGGACAAGATTGATGATAAG ATGTCAACAGATGATGTGTTTCTTTCTTTTCTCCCACTTGCTCACATTCTGGACCGCATGGTCGAAGAGTATTTCTTTCACAAAGGAGCCTCAGTTGGCTATTACCATGGA GATTTGAATGCTTTGAGAGATGATATCATGGAATTAAAGCCAACTCTGCTAGTTGGGGTGCCCAGAGTGTATGAAAAGATTTACGAAG GTATTTTAAAGGCCTTAGCAGATCTCAGACCCCACAGGAGACTGATTTTTGATGCCTTGTACAACCG CAAATTAGCAAGCATGAAAGCAGGGTACACACACAAAACTGCTTCACCTTTTGCGGACATGCTGGCTTTTCGCAAG GTGAAGGCAAGGCTCGGTGGTCGTATTCGCCTACTAATCTCCGGTGGTGCACCATTAAGTACTGAAATAGAAGAGTTCTTGAGAGTGACCAGCTGTGCACACTTTGTCCAAGGCTATG GTTTAACAGAAACATTGGGACCTAGCACAGCCGGTTACCCTGATGACATGTCACTGGTTGGAACTGTCGGTGTCCCCACCATCTACACTGAACTGCGTTTGGAAGAAGTACCTGAGATGGGTTATGATCCACTTGGTGTTCCTGCTCGTGGTGAAATCCTGATCCGAGGGAACACTGTCTTCACTGGGTACTATAAAAATCCTGAGCTCACAAATGAGGTCATGGCTGATGGATGGTTTCATACAG GAGACATTGGAGAGATGACCCCAGATGGAATCCTCAAGGTAATTGACCGAAAGAAGAACATCTTTAAG CTGTCGCAAGGGGAGTATGTTGCAGTTGAGTATCTGGAGAAAGTATATGTCTTCCCTCAAATTATTGAAGAT atCTGGGTGTTCGGGGACAGCTACAGATCTAACTTAGTTGCAGTAGTTAATCCACATGAAGAAAACACCATGAAGTGGGCAGCGTCAAATCGATACAAAGGTTCTTTCGATGAAATATGCAAATTGGGAAGTCTTAAAGAATATATCCTTACTGAACTCGCAACTGCTGCACAGAAGAACAA